TGGGCGTGCTGAACCTCGAAGGTCTGTGGACGCGTTACGAGGACCCGCAGCCGCTGCTCGACGAGATCGCCGAGCTGCCCGCCGAGGCGGCGACCCGGCGCCTCCAGGAGATCTACGCCGCGCCCATCAAGGAGGAGCTGATCGGCGCGCGGATCAAGGAGGTGCGCGACTCGGGCGTGGTCACGGCCGCGGCGCTCTCCCCGCAGCGCACGGCCCAGTTCTCCAAGGCCGTCGTCGACGCGGGCGTGGACATCTTCGTCATCCGCGGTACGACGGTCTCCGCGGAGCACGTCTCCGGTTCGCACGAGCCGCTGAACCTGAAGCAGTTCATCTACGAGCTGGACGTCCCGGTGATCGTCGGCGGCTGCGCCACGTACACCGCGGCCCTGCACCTGATGCGCACGGGCGCGGCCGGTGTGCTGGTCGGCTTCGGCGGCGGCGCCGCGCACACCACGCGCAACGTGCTGGGCATCCAGGTCCCGATGGCGACGGCGGTCGCCGACGTGGCCGCTGCCCGCCGCGATTACATGGACGAGTCCGGCGGCCGGTACGTGCACGTGATCGCGGACGGCGGTGTCGGCTGGTCCGGCGACCTGCCCAAGGCGATCGCCTGCGGCGCCGACGCGGTCATGATGGGCTCCCCGCTCGCCCGCGCGACCGACGGGCCGGGCAAGGGCAACCACTGGGGCATGGAGGCCGTGAACGAGGAGCTGCCGCGCGGCCAGAAGGTCGACCTCGGCACGGTCGGCACGATCGAGGAGATCCTCACGGGCCCGTCCC
The genomic region above belongs to Streptomyces coeruleorubidus and contains:
- a CDS encoding GuaB3 family IMP dehydrogenase-related protein gives rise to the protein MTEIEIGRGKRGRRAYAFDDIAVVPSRRTRDPKEVSIAWQIDAYRFELPFLAAPMDSVVSPATAIRIGELGGLGVLNLEGLWTRYEDPQPLLDEIAELPAEAATRRLQEIYAAPIKEELIGARIKEVRDSGVVTAAALSPQRTAQFSKAVVDAGVDIFVIRGTTVSAEHVSGSHEPLNLKQFIYELDVPVIVGGCATYTAALHLMRTGAAGVLVGFGGGAAHTTRNVLGIQVPMATAVADVAAARRDYMDESGGRYVHVIADGGVGWSGDLPKAIACGADAVMMGSPLARATDGPGKGNHWGMEAVNEELPRGQKVDLGTVGTIEEILTGPSHTPDGSMNLFGALRRAMATTGYSELKEFQRVEVTVADSQHRR